A window of Sagittula sp. P11 genomic DNA:
GTGCCGCCTGCCCCAGCCCGCAGATCGAGGCATCCGCCATCGCCTGGCACAGCTCTTCGAGCAGCGGCTGGTCCCACTTCTCCGCCATCATCAGCTTGACCGCCTTTTCGCAGCCCACGCGGCATGGCGTGCACTGGCCGCAGCTTTCGTCCTCGAAGAACTGCAACATGTTGAGCGCGGCGTCGCGGGCGGAGTCCTTGTCGGAAAGCACCACGACCGCCGCCGAACCGATGAAGCTGCCGTGCGGCTGGAGCGTGTCGAAGTCCAGCGGGATGTCGTTCATCGACGCGGGCAGCAGTCCCGACGACGGGCCGCCCGGCTGGTAGGCCTTGAACGTATGCCCGTCGAGCATCCCGTCCGCCGCCTTGATGACATCCATGATCGTCGACCCCGCAGGCAGAAGGTGCACGCCCGGCGACTTCACGCGGCCCGACACAGAATAGGAACGCAGCCCCTTCCGGCCGTTCTTTTCCACCATCGACAGGATGTGCGACCCCTCGCGGCAGACCTTCGACACCCAGTAGAGCGTCTCGACGTTGTGGACGAGCGTCGGGCGGTCGAAGACGCCCACCTGCGCCACGTAGGGCGGACGATGGCGCGGGATGCCGCGCTTGCCCTCGATCGACTCGATCATCGCGCTTTCTTCGCCGCAGATGTAGGCGCCGGCGCCGCGACGCAGGTCGATGTAGTCCTTCTCGACGATCCCGGCCTCTTCCAGCGCACGGATCTCGCGGCGCAGGATCTCGATGATGCCCGGGTATTCGTCGCGCATGTATATGAAGCAGCGCTCGGCCTCCACCGCCCAGGCGGCGATCAGCATTCCCTCAAGGAAAACATGGGGTTCGCCCTCGATGTACACGCGATCCTTGAAGGTGCCCGGCTCACCCTCGTCGCCGTTGACCGCAAGGTAGCGCGGCCCGGGATTGGCGCGCACGAAACCCCATTTGCGGCCCGAGGGGAAACCCGCGCCGCCCAGCCCGCGCAGCCCGGAGGACAGGATCTTTTCCTGCACCTCTTCCCAGTCGCCTTCGGCACGCAGCGCCTTGAGTTCGCTGTAGCCGCCCTCTTCGAGGTAGGCGGCAAGCGTCTCGTAGGGGTCGACATGGGCGTGGGTCTCGCCGGCTGCGATGGCCGCCTCCACCTTCTCCACCGTGGCGTGGCCGATATGGTTGTGCCCCAGTTCCAGCACCGGGGCGGTGTCGCAGCGGCCCATGCAAGGAGCGCGCAGCACGCGGACCTGATCCGGGTCCATGCCGTTTTCCAGCGCGGCGCGCAGCTGTTCCGCCCCGGCCAGTTCGCAGGACAGCGAATCGCAGACGCGGATCGTCAGTGCGGGCGGCGGCGTCTCCCCTTCCTTCACCACGTCGAAATGGGCGTAGAAGGTAGCGACCTCGTAGACCTCGGCCATGGACAGGCGCATTTCCTCGGCCAGCGCGCGCAGGTGTGCAGCCGACAGGCAGCGGTATTCATCCTGGATCAGATGCAGGAACTCGATCAGCAGGTCTCGGCGGCGCGGACGGTCGCCCAGAAGGTCGCGCACCTCGGCCCAGGCCTTGTCCTCTACCTGGCGACCCTTAGGGGTCCGGCGTCCCCGTCCCTTGCCCGATTTCCATACGCCCTTGCGCTCGTCGAGTGCCATTGACGCACCTCCCCGTATTCGTGTTGGCGCAGCTTACCGTCAGCCACGTCCCGGGCGCAGATGAAAAACGACGCCCTGGGGCATGGCTCCGCCGCGAAATGCCCCGTCTTTTGCCTGATGGGTGACGGAAAGTTCCGATAGAGGTAAGACATCCAATGGTATCGGGCAGCGTTCCGGGGGCAATGATGGCACGATTCACACTCGCGACGCTGGGCATGGTGGCGCTTCTGGCGCTGGCCATGGCTCTCGGTGCGCCCTTCCCGGTACTGGGCTTGCTCTACATCACCGTCTTCACCTTCTTCATGGACAAGCTGACGGCCCTAGCCGCGCCGGACCGGCCGGAGGCGGAGTTCCCGGTGGGGAACGCGCTGTCGGTGACGCTTGGCCTGCTGCACTTTCCGCTGCTTTACGGTGGCGTTTGGGCGATCGCAGAGGGCGCCATATCCGTCTTGGACACGGTTTGCCTGTTCGCGGCGCTGGGTCTGTTCCTCGGCCAGGTGTCGAACTCGAACGCGCACGAGCTGATCCACCGCTCGCCCCGCGCCATGCGGCGGTTGGGGGTGGCGGTCTATTCCTCGGTGTTGTTCGGTTTCCATGCCTCTGCGCATACTCGCGTGCACCACGTCCATGCCGCCACGCCGAAGGATCCCAACTCAGCCCCCATGGGCGAAGGCTACTGGCGCTTCGCCATGCGGGCCTGGCGCGGCGCACTGGTCGAAGGGTTCCGGGCAGAGCGGCGGCTGGGTCGCCGGGGTCTGTCGCACCCCTATGCGGCCTATGGCCTTGGCGCGGTGTTGTCGCTGGTGATCGCCGGGGCCGTTGCGGGGTTGCCGGGCGTTCTGGTGCTGCTCGGGCTCGCGGCCTACGCGCAGGCGCAACTGCTGCTGTCGGATTACGTCCAGCACTATGGCCTGCGCCGCAAGGAGGTGGCGCCGGGCAAGTATGAACCCGTCGGCCCCGCCCACAGCTGGAACGCGCCACAGGGCTTTTCGTCGGCGCTGATGCTGAACGCGCCGCGTCACTCCGACCACCACGCGCATCCGTCGCGGCACTACCCCGGGCTGGAACTGGACCGTTCCGCCATGCCGATCCTACCGCATTCGCTGCCCGTCATGGCAGTCCTTGCGCTGGTCCCGCCGCTCTGGCGCCGCGTCATGGACAAGCGCGTGCGCCGCTGGCAGACCGCCTGACGCGCGGCCGGGCGATCCTCCGCCCACGGTCGCCATGGCTTTAACCATTCGGTAATCCCTGACCTTGCCTCCGGCGGCAAATGTGGCAGGATTGGGGCATGAAACAGATCCTGTCCGGCGCGCTGGCGCTTGCCCTCTCCGCTGCCCCCGCATTCGCCGCCGAGCCGCTGTCGGCCAATGCCTTCGAAAGCTACGTGGACGGCAAGACGCTGTACTACGGCCTTTCGGGCGATGCCTACGGGGTCGAGGAATACCTGCCCAACCGCCGCGTGCGCTGGTCCTTCCTCGATGGCAAATGCAAGGAAGGTTACTGGTACGAGGCCGAGGGTTCGCAGATCTGTTTCGTCTACGAGGACAGCCCCGACCCGCAATGCTGGACCTTCTTCCGCGAGGGCAGCAAGCTGCGCGCCGTGTTCGAGAACGATCCGTCCTCCACCGTCCTCTACGAGGCGCGCCAGAACGATGAACCGATGATGTGCTACGGCCCCGACGTCGGCGTCTGAGATCAGGCGGCGTCGCGGGACAGCCCGCGCACGGCCATCATGCCCTGCCGGATATAGTCGACCATCACCTCGGTGATCGCGGTCTTGCCGTTCCCGGCGTATAGGTTGATGTTCTGCGTGCCGAGGTCGGGCAACAGCCCATCTTCGAGATATTTCACGTAGGTCGGCGCGTGGCCCTGCAACCGCGCGGTCACCGCGAGGTCGGCGCTGATCGTCGCATCCACCGTCATGTCGCTGTCCGAATCCACCGCCAGCTCCCACGAGACATTCTCTGCATCGAGCCGCGCCAGCGCGAATTCCCGGAACCCGCAGGACCGGCAGAAGGCCACGCGCAGCGGACGTGACTTGTAGGCCTGCCCGTCCGGAGCCCCGATCCAGCGCAGCGGCACCTCCATCAGAGTCTCGCCGCCCTGGTCGACGCCGGCCTCCGTCGTCATGATGACATCCGCCTCGCCGCGGGCGAACTTCGCCTTCAGTTCCCTGGTGAAGCTGCTGAGAAGCTGGACCTTCACGCGGGGGTGCGTGCGGCCCATCCGTTGCAGAACCTGCGGAATCACCGGGTAGACGATGTCGTGCGGCACGCCCAGGACGATCTCTCCCTCCCAGCTCTGGCAGGTCAGGCGGGTGTAGATCTCGTCGTTCATCTCCACCATGCGCTGCGCGTAGGACAGAAGCTGCGCGCCCGCCGGGGTCAGGCTGACACCGCGCCCGCTGCGTTCCAGCAGCCGGAGGCCCAGCATCTCCTCCAGCCGTTTGAGCTGCATCGACACGGCGGATTGCGTCAGGTTCAGGAAACCAGCGGCGCGCGTCACGCCGCCGGCCTCTGCGACGGCGACGAAGGACCTCAGAACGGTGATGTCGAGATTTCTCATCCATTACGCTCCGTGATGGGAGGATGCAAAAACATTCACTTCGAATATCAAGCAGACTGTGCCAAATTCATCAACAGAAAATTATCGACACACCCGAACACATCACAGCTTCTGAAAGACGACGCCATGTATCATGCCGCCGAGCGCTATTTTCGTGCGCTTCTGCCCCGTGCCGAAGGCCGCGGCCGGACCCGCCTGAACGCCACCGACCTGCGTGAAGTGAACCGCTACGAAGGGTACGAACACCCCGTCCGGTGGAATGCACCGCCTTTTTGGCGCATCTGACGCGTATGTTATGTCCCAAGACCTCTCGAAAGCTTGAATATTCATGCCTCTCTGCCAATATCTCTGCCATGTTCCCCGAATAGCGTGTCGGGGCGATATGTACGCAAACGGAGGCATTGATGGCTGAATATCAAACGATCGGGGCACGGGGCGTATCCGGTGCCCGCAGCGCCCAGATTGACGAGGGGCTGCGCGCTCATATGAACAAGGTCTACGCGCTGATGTCCGGCGCGCTGCTGATGACGTTCGCGCTGGCTTACCTCGTGGCATCCAGCCCGGCCCTTCAGCAGGTTCTGCTGGTCTCGCCGGTGGTCTGGGTCGTGATTTTCGGCCCGCTGGCCTTCGTGTTGATCGCGTCTTTCGCGTTCCACAAGCTGTCCGTCGTCGCGCTGAACGCTCTCTTCTGGGCCTACGCGGCCCTGACCGGTGTGTCGCTGGCCACGATCTTCATCATGTTCGACATGATGCAGGTCATCACCGGCCTCGCCTATACCGCTGTCGCGTTCCTCGGCCTGTCGCTGACCGGCTACCTGACAAAGCGCAACCTCGGCCCGATCCACCAGGTCGCCGTGATGATGGTGTGGGGCCTCGTCGCCTTCGCGCTGATCAGCATGCTGTTCGGTGGCATGGGCGGCAACGCCTTCTGGTGGATGAACGTGGCGATCCTCGGCTTGTTCGCGGTCCTGACCGCAACCTCCACGCAGGAGATCAAGAACACCTACCTCGAGGCGCGCACCCACGGCGGCCCTGAGGCACAGCTGTTCCTCGAGAAAGCCGCGATCATCGGCGCGCTGCAGCTCTACATCTCGTTCATCGCGATGTTCCGCTCGATCATGTATCTCTTCATGGGCGGCGACGACTGATCGCAAGATCCACTGAATTGAACGAAGGGCCGGTCCAGCGACCGGCCCTTTTTCGTTGCCCGGCCCATCTTCCCGTTGCACATCGCGCGACACTTATGTTGACATCAACTAAATATCATCGCCGGGAGCATTCCAGATGACAATTGCGAAGAACACCGTCTGCCTCTGGTACGACAACGACGCGGAAGGCGCCGCCAACTTCTACGCGCAGACCTTCCCCGACAGCGAGGTCACCTCTGTCAGCCGCGCGCCAGCCGACTTTCCCGGCGGCAAGGAAGGCGACGTGCTGGTCGTCGGTTTCACCGTGCTGGGCATTCCCTGCATCGGGCTGAACGGCGGCCCGGTCTTTCCGCAGACGGAGTCCTTCTCCTTCCAGGTGGCCACGAACACGCAGGAAGAGACAGACCGCTACTGGGACGCTATCGTCGGAAACGGCGGTCAGGAAAGCGCCTGCGGCTGGTGCAAAGATCAATGGGGCGTGAACTGGCAGATCACCCCGCGCGTGCTGACGGAGGCGCTGGCAGCCGGCGGCGACGAAGCGAAGCGCGCGTTCGAGGCGATGATGACGATGCACAAGATCGACGTCGCCGCCATCGAAACAGCCCGGCGTGGCTGACGGATTGAAGACTGGAGGCTCAGGTGCCGAAGTGGACCAAAGACGATCTTGTGACGGAGCAGAGCGACGGTCCCTGCGGTCGCGCGGATATCGTGAAGCTGTCCGACACAGGCGGCCTGACGCAGTTCGGCGCGGTGATCGAGACGCTGTATCCCGGTGCAAGGTCCTCTAACACGCACTGGCATACCGACGAGGACGAATTGGTCCACATGCTGGAGGGCGAGGTCGTGCTGGTCGAGGGCGACAGCGAAGCGACGCTCCGGGCGGGCGATACGGCGACGTTCAAGGCGGGCGTGGCGGTCGGTCACCGGCTGGACAACCGCAGCGACGCCCCTGCCCGCTACCTCGTCGTTGGCACCCGTGCCACGCGCGACACGGTGACATACACCGACACGGGGCGCGCCAAGCATCTCGACGGGGGCCAGACGCGCTGGACCGACCTCGACGGCAACCCGTCCGA
This region includes:
- a CDS encoding VOC family protein — translated: MTIAKNTVCLWYDNDAEGAANFYAQTFPDSEVTSVSRAPADFPGGKEGDVLVVGFTVLGIPCIGLNGGPVFPQTESFSFQVATNTQEETDRYWDAIVGNGGQESACGWCKDQWGVNWQITPRVLTEALAAGGDEAKRAFEAMMTMHKIDVAAIETARRG
- a CDS encoding Bax inhibitor-1/YccA family protein codes for the protein MAEYQTIGARGVSGARSAQIDEGLRAHMNKVYALMSGALLMTFALAYLVASSPALQQVLLVSPVVWVVIFGPLAFVLIASFAFHKLSVVALNALFWAYAALTGVSLATIFIMFDMMQVITGLAYTAVAFLGLSLTGYLTKRNLGPIHQVAVMMVWGLVAFALISMLFGGMGGNAFWWMNVAILGLFAVLTATSTQEIKNTYLEARTHGGPEAQLFLEKAAIIGALQLYISFIAMFRSIMYLFMGGDD
- a CDS encoding cupin domain-containing protein; the encoded protein is MPKWTKDDLVTEQSDGPCGRADIVKLSDTGGLTQFGAVIETLYPGARSSNTHWHTDEDELVHMLEGEVVLVEGDSEATLRAGDTATFKAGVAVGHRLDNRSDAPARYLVVGTRATRDTVTYTDTGRAKHLDGGQTRWTDLDGNPSDDPF
- a CDS encoding LysR family transcriptional regulator → MRNLDITVLRSFVAVAEAGGVTRAAGFLNLTQSAVSMQLKRLEEMLGLRLLERSGRGVSLTPAGAQLLSYAQRMVEMNDEIYTRLTCQSWEGEIVLGVPHDIVYPVIPQVLQRMGRTHPRVKVQLLSSFTRELKAKFARGEADVIMTTEAGVDQGGETLMEVPLRWIGAPDGQAYKSRPLRVAFCRSCGFREFALARLDAENVSWELAVDSDSDMTVDATISADLAVTARLQGHAPTYVKYLEDGLLPDLGTQNINLYAGNGKTAITEVMVDYIRQGMMAVRGLSRDAA
- a CDS encoding NAD(P)H-dependent oxidoreductase subunit E; translation: MALDERKGVWKSGKGRGRRTPKGRQVEDKAWAEVRDLLGDRPRRRDLLIEFLHLIQDEYRCLSAAHLRALAEEMRLSMAEVYEVATFYAHFDVVKEGETPPPALTIRVCDSLSCELAGAEQLRAALENGMDPDQVRVLRAPCMGRCDTAPVLELGHNHIGHATVEKVEAAIAAGETHAHVDPYETLAAYLEEGGYSELKALRAEGDWEEVQEKILSSGLRGLGGAGFPSGRKWGFVRANPGPRYLAVNGDEGEPGTFKDRVYIEGEPHVFLEGMLIAAWAVEAERCFIYMRDEYPGIIEILRREIRALEEAGIVEKDYIDLRRGAGAYICGEESAMIESIEGKRGIPRHRPPYVAQVGVFDRPTLVHNVETLYWVSKVCREGSHILSMVEKNGRKGLRSYSVSGRVKSPGVHLLPAGSTIMDVIKAADGMLDGHTFKAYQPGGPSSGLLPASMNDIPLDFDTLQPHGSFIGSAAVVVLSDKDSARDAALNMLQFFEDESCGQCTPCRVGCEKAVKLMMAEKWDQPLLEELCQAMADASICGLGQAAPNPIRLTIQHFADEI
- a CDS encoding alkane 1-monooxygenase, with the translated sequence MARFTLATLGMVALLALAMALGAPFPVLGLLYITVFTFFMDKLTALAAPDRPEAEFPVGNALSVTLGLLHFPLLYGGVWAIAEGAISVLDTVCLFAALGLFLGQVSNSNAHELIHRSPRAMRRLGVAVYSSVLFGFHASAHTRVHHVHAATPKDPNSAPMGEGYWRFAMRAWRGALVEGFRAERRLGRRGLSHPYAAYGLGAVLSLVIAGAVAGLPGVLVLLGLAAYAQAQLLLSDYVQHYGLRRKEVAPGKYEPVGPAHSWNAPQGFSSALMLNAPRHSDHHAHPSRHYPGLELDRSAMPILPHSLPVMAVLALVPPLWRRVMDKRVRRWQTA